GACATTCACCTAAAAATCTTACTAATACGAAGTTATTTACAAGTATAGAACTAATCAGTATAAGTATAAGCTCTGTCAGCATGTGATGCACCTCCCAACAATGCCTTCTTTTTTATTGCCTTCTCTCTTCTCTTTTTTTGAACGCCTTCCATTAATCTAAAGAATCCAAGAAGAAGACCTAATGTTATAAATGCTCCTGGAGGCATGATGAATATCAAAGCAGGTTGATAATTTGGTCCAAACAGTGATATTCCAAGTATCGAACCATTCCCTATTATCTCTCTTATGGACCCCAATATAAACAGTGCTAATGTAAATCCCAAACCCATACCAAGTCCATCTGCAGCAGACTGCAAAACAGTATTCTTATATGCAAATGCTTCAGCTCTTGCCATTATCATGCAGTTTACAACGATAAGGGGTATATATATTCCAAGGGCTTTGTCAAGATCAGGAGAAAATGCTTTAATAAGCATTCCTATTATAGTTGTAAAAGTAGCTATCACTACGATAAAAATCGGGATCCTAATCTTATCTGGTGTAACTTTTCTCAATGAAGATATTAATATATTTGAAAAGAAAAGGACAAATGTAGCTGCTATTCCCATGGCTATGCCATTTACGGCTGCAGTTGTCACTGCAAGCGTAGGACACATGCCAATAACCTGGATAAATATAGGATTTTCTTTCCATATGCCATTTTTAAATGTGTTAAATATACTCATAGAAAACACCTCACTTATTTGACCCAGCAATAACTTTGTATGCTTCTATGGCTGTATTTACACCTTTTGTAACAGCTCTTGATGTGATTGTAGCACCAGTTATCGCTTGAATCTGATTGTCCTGACTTGGAGTTGTCTTTACAACTGTCAAATTTTTATCTGCTTTTTTGTCTTTATACTGTTTATTCCAGTTTGGATCTTCCGATTTTGCACCAAGTCCAGGTGTCTCCGATTGATTTACTATTTTTATTCCTGTTATTTTGCCATCTTTATCTATTCCTATCATTTCTTCAATAGGACCACCAAATCCTTGTGGTGCAACTTTTATTACATATCCAACGACATTGCCACTGGATTTCCCCTCGTTTACTTCTTCAATAAGTTTTGAATCTGGTGTTAATTTTGAGTCACCTGATGTATCAAAATTAAATTTGTACTTACTTAAATCAAGTTTTGTATATTGTTCTGCAGGAAGTACAGCTTTCATTGCTTCCATATTTGTGTTTTCAAGCTGCTTTGCAATAGGTCTTTCAGTAATGAAGTTGAAAAAACCTAACACTATCGCAGCTATACCCGTAATAACCAAAAGAATAATACCTGTCTTTAAAATATCATTTTTACTATTCATTAATTTTTACCTCCCCGAATACTTTCGGCGCTGTATATTTGTCTATGATAGGTGTAGCTATATTCATTAGAAGTATAGAGTAAGATACGCCTTCAGGATATCCACCATACAGCCTTATGATTGAAGTAAAAATACCACATCCAATTCCAAAAATTATCTGGCCTTTAGGCGTAACTGGTGATGTTACGTAGTCAGTCGCCATAAAAAATGCACCAAGAATAAGTCCACCTGCCATTATATGGTATAACGGATCACCAGTAAATAAGCCATTTTTACCAAGCACCCATGTTAAAACTGCAACTGTCAGAATATAGCTTAAAGGTATTCTAAGTGTTATTACCTTCCTTATAAGCAGATATACTGCACCAATCAATAAAGCAAAAATTGATACTTCTCCAATTGTACCACCTTTTAAGCCTATAAACATATTGAAAAGAGATGGCAGCTCACCTGATGCTTCAGTACCTTTAATTATGGCAAGCGGTGTAGCACTGGCTATTCCATCAATAGTAAAGTGGCTCATAGGTACTGGCCATGATGCAAGTAAAAACGCTCTTGCAGCTAACGCTGGATTCATGAAATTATGTCCCAATCCGCCAAACACTTGCTTAACTATTGCTATAGCAAATATAGAGCCTATCGCTGCAATCCACCAAGGTATTGATACAGGAAGATTAAATGCCAATAGTATCCCTGTAACAACAGCACTAAAATCATTTATCGTTACCTCTTTATGCGTCAATATTTGAATGATTGCTTCTGTGGCAACTGAAAAAGCAACACATAATACCGTTATAAATAACGCACGAATACCAAAAATTACGATACCTGCTATAAGTGCCGGCATTAAAGCTATTACAACATCAAGCATTATCCTTTCAACACTATCTTCTGACCTGAAATGAGGTGATGATGTGACATATAATTTGTCTTCCATTCTATAACCCCCTACAAAATTCTATAAAGTTTAGCTTATTCTGATATCAACTTCCAACCACAATCACTTCCTTCGCTTTCTTAGAATCTCACGCTTTGCCAATCTGATCGATTCAACCAGCGGCCTTTTGGATGGGCATACATAAGAACAACTTCCACATTCTATACAGTCAAGTGCATGATATTCTTCACATTTGTCAAAATCATTTTTTAGCGAGTATGCACTTATAAAGAGTGGTAATAAGTTCATTGGGCATGCATCTACACACCTTGCACATTTAATACACGGTTTGGGATTTTTTAAAGCTATCCTGTCTTCCGGTAATACTAGGATTCCCGAAGTACCTTTAATAACTGGCACATCAATAGAATACTGTGCAATCCCCATCATTGGTCCGCCAGATATCACTTTTCCTGGAATGCCTTTGAATCCACCACAACATTCTATTAGCTCCCTAAATGGTGTACCAATCTTGACACGAAGATTTTTTGGTGTCATGATTCCTTCGCCAGTTACAGTGACAACACGTTCTATAAGTGGTTTGCCGTATTTTATAGCCTCTGCAATAGCAAAAGCTGTTCCTACATTGTCAACAACAACACCTACATCTGCCGGTATTTTACCTGAAGGAACTTCTCTTCCCGTTATTGCTTTTATAATGTGTTTTTCTGAACCTTTCGGGTATTTTGTCTTTAATACGGCGACCTCCACACCCGCATATTCTTTGCAGGCCTTTCTTATTTCCTTTATGGCATCTTGTTTGTTATCTTCTATCCCAACATATCCTTTTGATGCCCCTAATGCTTTCATTATTGCTAAAAGCCCATGTACAATATCAACAGGTTTCTCCAGCATAAGACGGTGATCGGCCGTCAAATAGGGTTCACATTCAGCACCATTTAAAATTACAATGTCTATTTTTTTATCTGAAGGTGGATTTAGCTTTACCATAGTTGGGAATGTGGCACCACCCATACCGACTATACCTGCTTCCCTTACAATATATCTTATTTCTTCTGGTTTTAAATTATTTATATCTTCATTTGGCTTAATATTGTCATCATAATTAAATTCGCCATCTGACTCAATAACAATAGATTTTACCAGCTTACCGCTTGATGATGGTCTATCTTCTATGGCAACTACCTTTCCCGATACACTAGAATGTACTGGAGCAGAAACAAATCCATTCGCTTCACCGATTTTTTGCCCGACTTTAACGTAGTCATTTACTTTAACCAATGGTGTGCATGGAGCACCTATATGCTGTTGCAAAGGTATGATAACTTGTGACTTAGGCAAATATTCTTCGATGGGATATTTATTAGATAATTCTTTATAAGATCTCGGATGTATTCCACCGAAAAATGTATATTCCCTTGTTTTCAATGTTTACACCTCTTTTTAAAATAATTAAATTGCTTCATTAAGATTTTTGCCTCTGGTATTATTTATATTTTTCAAAGATACTTTTGAGATACT
The nucleotide sequence above comes from Thermoanaerobacterium sp. CMT5567-10. Encoded proteins:
- a CDS encoding RnfABCDGE type electron transport complex subunit G, with protein sequence MNSKNDILKTGIILLVITGIAAIVLGFFNFITERPIAKQLENTNMEAMKAVLPAEQYTKLDLSKYKFNFDTSGDSKLTPDSKLIEEVNEGKSSGNVVGYVIKVAPQGFGGPIEEMIGIDKDGKITGIKIVNQSETPGLGAKSEDPNWNKQYKDKKADKNLTVVKTTPSQDNQIQAITGATITSRAVTKGVNTAIEAYKVIAGSNK
- a CDS encoding RnfABCDGE type electron transport complex subunit D is translated as MEDKLYVTSSPHFRSEDSVERIMLDVVIALMPALIAGIVIFGIRALFITVLCVAFSVATEAIIQILTHKEVTINDFSAVVTGILLAFNLPVSIPWWIAAIGSIFAIAIVKQVFGGLGHNFMNPALAARAFLLASWPVPMSHFTIDGIASATPLAIIKGTEASGELPSLFNMFIGLKGGTIGEVSIFALLIGAVYLLIRKVITLRIPLSYILTVAVLTWVLGKNGLFTGDPLYHIMAGGLILGAFFMATDYVTSPVTPKGQIIFGIGCGIFTSIIRLYGGYPEGVSYSILLMNIATPIIDKYTAPKVFGEVKINE
- the rsxC gene encoding electron transport complex subunit RsxC, giving the protein MKTREYTFFGGIHPRSYKELSNKYPIEEYLPKSQVIIPLQQHIGAPCTPLVKVNDYVKVGQKIGEANGFVSAPVHSSVSGKVVAIEDRPSSSGKLVKSIVIESDGEFNYDDNIKPNEDINNLKPEEIRYIVREAGIVGMGGATFPTMVKLNPPSDKKIDIVILNGAECEPYLTADHRLMLEKPVDIVHGLLAIMKALGASKGYVGIEDNKQDAIKEIRKACKEYAGVEVAVLKTKYPKGSEKHIIKAITGREVPSGKIPADVGVVVDNVGTAFAIAEAIKYGKPLIERVVTVTGEGIMTPKNLRVKIGTPFRELIECCGGFKGIPGKVISGGPMMGIAQYSIDVPVIKGTSGILVLPEDRIALKNPKPCIKCARCVDACPMNLLPLFISAYSLKNDFDKCEEYHALDCIECGSCSYVCPSKRPLVESIRLAKREILRKRRK
- the rsxE gene encoding electron transport complex subunit RsxE, with protein sequence MSIFNTFKNGIWKENPIFIQVIGMCPTLAVTTAAVNGIAMGIAATFVLFFSNILISSLRKVTPDKIRIPIFIVVIATFTTIIGMLIKAFSPDLDKALGIYIPLIVVNCMIMARAEAFAYKNTVLQSAADGLGMGLGFTLALFILGSIREIIGNGSILGISLFGPNYQPALIFIMPPGAFITLGLLLGFFRLMEGVQKKRREKAIKKKALLGGASHADRAYTYTD